In one window of Mytilus galloprovincialis chromosome 6, xbMytGall1.hap1.1, whole genome shotgun sequence DNA:
- the LOC143080645 gene encoding uncharacterized protein LOC143080645: MMAIQYLQLMLMLLPFVIGSSTYDKYYYMDDRCGEVIDMEEENIESGNLDLTIFLTYGPNMKCQLTIKAPDDRQIMVYFTEIDIKEKKGRIENTCEDYLELFDGSTTYNNSVPDSDLKICGDYDPRRAYYTSGQYLTLRFTSDYRKQDTGFELLFTSFHTGVCNETKEFRCRQGQCISKSFQNDGYNQCGDNSDEIITNTDMDYYAAGSVILIICIILATCYICKRRRQRGAVIKRSGNQSEIPLTSQPVSLPFQGQQPAGYPQQPTGYSHPPAGYPQQQPGYQPQSGYPPQSVYTDHMGHPQQGYVSLSGNPQPSYVQMPEKLSQPSYQPPPGYPSQPNYQPQSGYSQPGYHLVDPPPYTESPYPSAPPKQ, encoded by the exons ATGATGGCGATTCAGTATCTGCAGCTGATGTTGATGTTGCTACCTTTTGTAATTGGATCATCAACTTATGATAAAT ATTACTACATGGATGACAGATGTGGAGAAGTAATTGATATGGAAGAGGAAAATATTGAATCTGGAAACTTAGATCTAACAATCTTTCTAACGTATGGGCCAAACATGAAATGCCAGTTAACAATTAAGGCTCCTGATGACAGACAAATCATGGTATATTTTACTGAGATTGATATAAAAGAGAAAAAGGGAAGAATTGAGAATACTTGTGAAGATTACCTGGAATTATTTGATGGATCAACTACATATAACAACAGTGTTCCAG ATTCTGATTTAAAGATTTGTGGTGACTATGACCCTAGAAGAGCTTATTACACTAGTGGACAATATCTGACTCTCAGGTTCACGAGTGACTATAGAAAACAAGACACAGGATTTGAACTGTTGTTTACTTCATTTCATACAG gTGTTTGTAATGAGACAAAAGAGTTCAGATGTCGACAGGGTCAGTGTATATCTAAATCCTTCCAAAATGATGGTTACAATCAGTGTGGGGATAACAGTGATGAAATTATAACCAATACAGACATGGATTACTATGCTGCAGGTTCAGTCATACTAATCATATGTATAATTCTAGCTACATGTTATATCTGTAAAAGACGGAGACAAAGAGGAGCTGTCATCAAG AGATCGGGAAATCAGTCAGAAATACCACTAACTTCACAACCAGTTTCTCTGCCATTTCAAGGACAACAACCAGCTGGCTATCCACAACAACCAACAGGCTATTCACATCCACCAGCTGGCTATCCACAACAACAACCAGGATATCAGCCACAGTCTGGATACCCACCACAATCTGTATATACTGATCACATGGGACATCCTCAACAAGGATATGTATCTCTGTCTGGGAATCCTCAACCAAGCTATGTACAAATGCCGGAGAAGCTGTCGCAACCAAGCTACCAACCACCGCCAGGATATCCTTCTCAACCAAACTATCAACCACAAAGTGGTTATTCTCAGCCAGGATATCATTTAGTAGATCCTCCACCATATACAGAAAGTCCATATCCTTCAGCACCACCAAAACAGTAA